A portion of the Mycobacterium paraseoulense genome contains these proteins:
- a CDS encoding type 1 glutamine amidotransferase, which translates to MADSTVRIGLVLPDVMGTYGDGGNALVLRQRLRLRGIAAEIVEITLADPVPDSLDLYTLGGAEDYAQRLATKHLIKHPGLQRAAGRGAPVLAICAAVQVLGQWYETSAGDRVDGVGLLDATTSPQEARTIGELITRPLLPGLTQRLTGFENHRGGTVLGAAASPLGAVVKGAGNRAGDGHDGAVQGSVVATYMHGPCLARNPELADLLLGKVVGELAPLELPEVELLRRERLAAR; encoded by the coding sequence GTGGCTGACTCGACCGTGCGCATCGGGCTGGTGCTGCCCGACGTGATGGGCACCTACGGCGACGGCGGCAACGCGCTGGTGCTGCGCCAGCGGCTGCGGCTGCGCGGCATCGCCGCGGAGATCGTCGAGATCACGCTGGCCGACCCGGTGCCGGACTCGCTGGACCTCTACACCCTCGGTGGGGCGGAGGACTACGCGCAGCGGTTGGCCACCAAGCACCTGATCAAGCACCCGGGGCTGCAGCGCGCCGCGGGACGCGGCGCGCCCGTGCTGGCGATCTGCGCGGCGGTCCAGGTGCTCGGCCAGTGGTATGAGACGTCGGCGGGTGACCGGGTCGACGGCGTGGGCCTGCTCGATGCGACCACCTCGCCGCAGGAGGCCCGCACCATCGGGGAGCTGATCACCAGGCCGCTGCTGCCCGGGCTGACCCAACGGCTCACCGGTTTCGAGAATCACCGGGGCGGCACCGTCCTGGGCGCCGCCGCGTCCCCGCTGGGCGCGGTGGTCAAGGGGGCGGGCAACCGGGCGGGCGACGGCCACGACGGCGCGGTGCAGGGCAGCGTCGTCGCCACCTACATGCATGGGCCGTGCCTGGCCCGCAACCCCGAGCTGGCCGACCTGCTGCTGGGCAAGGTGGTGGGTGAGCTGGCGCCGCTGGAGCTGCCAGAGGTGGAGTTGTTGCGCCGGGAGCGATTGGCGGCGCGCTGA
- a CDS encoding YbaB/EbfC family nucleoid-associated protein, with translation MQPGGDMSALLAQAQQMQQKLMEAQQHLANAEVHGQAGGGLVKVTVKGSGEVVGVRIDPQVVDPGDVETLQDLIVGAMADASKQVTRMAQERLGALAGGLGGPPPGQPPAPAPGL, from the coding sequence ATGCAACCTGGAGGCGACATGTCGGCGCTGCTGGCCCAGGCGCAGCAGATGCAGCAGAAGTTGATGGAAGCCCAGCAACACCTCGCCAACGCCGAGGTGCACGGGCAGGCCGGCGGTGGCTTGGTCAAGGTGACGGTGAAAGGCAGCGGCGAGGTGGTCGGGGTGCGGATCGATCCTCAGGTGGTCGACCCCGGGGACGTCGAGACGCTGCAGGACCTGATCGTCGGCGCCATGGCCGACGCGTCGAAGCAGGTCACCCGGATGGCGCAGGAGCGGCTCGGCGCGCTGGCCGGCGGTCTCGGCGGGCCGCCCCCGGGCCAACCCCCGGCCCCGGCGCCGGGGCTCTAG
- the recR gene encoding recombination mediator RecR, translating into MFEGPVQDLIDELGKLPGIGPKSAQRIAFHLLSVEPPEIDRLTAALGKVRDGVRFCAVCGNVSDNERCRICSDPRRDGSLVCVVEEPKDVQAVERTREFRGRYHVLGGALDPLSGVGPDQLRIRELLSRIGERVDDVDIAEVIIATDPNTEGEATATYLVRMLRDIPGLTVTRIASGLPMGGDLEFADELTLGRALAGRRAMV; encoded by the coding sequence ATGTTTGAAGGACCCGTCCAGGATCTGATCGACGAGCTCGGCAAGCTGCCGGGTATCGGGCCCAAGAGCGCCCAACGCATCGCCTTTCACCTGTTGTCCGTCGAGCCCCCGGAGATCGACCGGTTGACCGCGGCGCTGGGCAAGGTCCGCGACGGCGTCCGGTTCTGCGCGGTGTGCGGCAACGTCTCCGACAACGAGCGGTGCCGGATCTGCTCGGACCCCCGCCGGGACGGCTCGCTGGTGTGCGTCGTCGAGGAGCCCAAGGATGTCCAGGCCGTCGAGCGCACCCGCGAGTTCCGGGGCCGCTACCACGTGCTGGGCGGCGCCCTGGATCCGCTGTCGGGGGTGGGGCCCGATCAGCTGCGGATCCGCGAGCTGCTCAGCCGGATCGGGGAGCGGGTCGACGACGTCGACATCGCCGAGGTGATCATCGCCACCGATCCCAACACCGAGGGCGAGGCGACCGCCACCTATCTGGTCCGGATGTTGCGTGACATCCCCGGCCTGACCGTGACGCGGATCGCCTCCGGGCTGCCGATGGGCGGCGACCTGGAGTTCGCCGACGAGCTGACGCTGGGCCGCGCGCTCGCCGGCCGCCGGGCGATGGTCTGA
- a CDS encoding DEDDh family exonuclease, with protein MNGVSWGRPASEPVGGWAVIDVETSGFRPGQARVISLAVLGLDSDGRVEQSVVSLLNPGVDPGPTHVHGLTAAMLEDQPQFTDVVDDVVKVLDGRTLVAHNVAFDYSFLAAEAELAEAELPIDSVMCTVELARRLDLGIDNLRLETLAAHWGVTQERPHDAFDDAMVLTGVLASALERARERDIWLPVHPVSRRRWPNGRVTHDELRPLKVLASRMPCPYLNPGRYVCGRPLVQGMRVALAAEVCRTHEELVERILHAGLAYTDAVDAETSLVICNDPAPDQGKGYLARQLGIPVISDTQFMDSIRAVVGGTGMEEFTDTTTVDQQLALF; from the coding sequence ATGAACGGCGTGTCCTGGGGTCGGCCGGCCAGCGAGCCGGTCGGGGGCTGGGCCGTCATCGACGTCGAGACCTCGGGCTTTCGGCCCGGCCAGGCGCGCGTCATCAGCCTGGCGGTGCTCGGCCTCGACTCCGACGGCCGCGTCGAGCAGTCGGTCGTCAGCCTGCTCAACCCCGGCGTGGACCCGGGTCCCACCCACGTGCACGGCCTGACCGCCGCGATGCTGGAAGACCAGCCGCAGTTCACCGACGTCGTCGACGACGTGGTCAAGGTGCTGGACGGCCGCACGCTGGTCGCCCACAACGTCGCGTTCGACTACTCGTTTTTGGCCGCCGAAGCCGAACTCGCCGAGGCCGAGTTGCCCATCGACTCCGTCATGTGCACGGTCGAGCTGGCCCGGCGGTTGGACCTCGGCATCGACAACCTGCGATTGGAGACCCTGGCGGCGCACTGGGGCGTGACCCAGGAACGGCCGCACGACGCCTTCGACGACGCGATGGTGCTGACCGGCGTGCTGGCGTCGGCGCTCGAGCGGGCGCGCGAACGCGACATCTGGCTGCCCGTCCATCCGGTGAGCCGGCGCCGGTGGCCGAACGGCCGCGTCACCCACGACGAGCTGCGCCCGTTGAAGGTGCTGGCCTCGCGAATGCCCTGCCCATATCTCAATCCCGGACGCTACGTGTGCGGCAGGCCGCTGGTGCAGGGCATGCGGGTGGCCCTGGCGGCCGAGGTCTGCCGCACCCACGAGGAACTCGTCGAGCGGATCCTGCATGCCGGGCTGGCCTACACCGACGCCGTCGACGCGGAGACGTCGCTGGTGATCTGCAACGACCCCGCCCCGGACCAGGGCAAGGGCTACCTGGCCCGCCAGCTGGGCATCCCCGTCATCTCCGACACGCAGTTCATGGACTCCATCCGCGCCGTCGTCGGCGGCACCGGCATGGAGGAATTCACCGACACCACCACGGTCGATCAGCAGCTCGCCCTGTTCTAG
- a CDS encoding aspartate kinase, with product MALVVQKYGGSSVADADRIRRVAERIVATKKQGNDVVVVVSAMGDTTDDLMDLAQQVCPAPPPRELDMLLTAGERISNALVAMAIESLGAQARSFTGSQAGVITTGTHGNAKIIEVTPGRLRDALNEGRIVLVAGFQGVSQDTRDVTTLGRGGSDTTAVALAAALHADVCEIYTDVDGIFSADPRIVHNARRLDTVTFEEMLEMAACGAKVLMLRCVEYARRYNIPVHVRSSYSDKPGTIVKGSIKDIAMEDPILTGVAHDRSEAKVTIVGIPDIPGYAARVFRAVADADVNIDMVLQNVSKIEDGKTDITFTCSRDSGPTAVAKLDALKDEIGFTQLLYDDHIGKVSLIGAGMRSHPGVTATFCEALAEVGVNIELISTSEIRISVLCRDTELDKAVVALHEAFGLGGEESATVYAGTGR from the coding sequence GTGGCGCTCGTCGTGCAAAAGTACGGCGGATCCTCGGTGGCCGACGCCGACCGGATTCGCCGGGTGGCCGAGCGCATCGTCGCGACCAAGAAGCAGGGCAACGACGTCGTCGTCGTGGTCTCCGCGATGGGCGACACCACCGACGACCTGATGGACCTGGCCCAGCAGGTCTGCCCGGCCCCGCCGCCCCGGGAACTCGACATGCTGCTGACCGCCGGCGAGCGCATCTCCAACGCGCTGGTGGCCATGGCGATCGAATCACTGGGCGCGCAGGCGCGCTCGTTCACCGGTTCGCAGGCCGGCGTCATCACCACCGGCACCCACGGCAACGCGAAGATCATCGAAGTGACGCCGGGACGGCTGCGGGACGCGCTCAACGAGGGGCGCATCGTGCTGGTCGCCGGGTTCCAGGGTGTCAGCCAGGACACCCGCGACGTCACCACGCTCGGCCGCGGCGGCTCGGACACCACGGCGGTCGCGCTGGCCGCCGCCCTGCACGCCGACGTCTGCGAGATCTACACCGACGTAGACGGCATCTTCAGCGCCGACCCGCGGATCGTGCACAACGCCCGCCGGTTGGACACGGTGACGTTCGAGGAAATGCTCGAGATGGCGGCCTGCGGCGCCAAGGTGCTGATGTTGCGCTGCGTCGAATACGCTCGCCGCTACAACATTCCGGTGCACGTCCGCTCGTCGTACTCGGACAAGCCGGGCACCATCGTCAAGGGATCGATCAAGGACATCGCCATGGAAGACCCCATCCTGACCGGAGTCGCGCACGACCGCAGCGAGGCCAAGGTGACCATCGTCGGGATACCGGACATCCCGGGGTATGCGGCCCGGGTGTTCCGGGCCGTCGCCGACGCCGACGTGAACATCGACATGGTGCTGCAGAACGTCTCCAAGATCGAGGACGGCAAGACCGACATCACCTTCACCTGCTCCCGGGACAGCGGGCCCACCGCGGTGGCCAAGCTGGACGCGCTCAAGGACGAGATCGGGTTCACCCAGCTGCTCTACGACGACCACATCGGCAAGGTGTCGCTGATCGGCGCGGGCATGCGCAGCCACCCCGGCGTCACCGCGACCTTCTGTGAGGCGCTGGCGGAGGTGGGCGTCAACATCGAACTGATCTCCACCTCCGAGATCCGCATCTCGGTGCTGTGCCGCGACACCGAACTAGACAAGGCCGTCGTCGCGTTGCACGAGGCGTTCGGGCTCGGCGGCGAGGAGTCGGCCACGGTGTATGCGGGGACGGGCAGATAG
- the leuA gene encoding 2-isopropylmalate synthase encodes MRRSEVPSDTPGATTVTSNPDAYTSQRSIVKPAGPARPGQPAWNPQRGSAMPINRYRSFADEVEPVRLPDRTWPDRVIDRAPLWCAVDLRDGNQALIDPMSPTRKRRMFDLLVRMGYKEIEVGFPSASQTDFDFVREIITDGAIPDDVTIQVLTQCRPELIERTFVACEGAPRAIVHFYNSTSILQRRVVFRADRAAVLAIATDGARKCVEEAAKYPGTQWRFEYSPESYTGTELEYARQVCDAVGEIIAPTPANPIIFNLPATVEMATPNVYADSIEWMSRNLANRESVILSLHPHNDRGTAVAAAELGFAAGADRIEGCLFGNGERTGNVCLVTLGLNLFSRGVDPQIDFSNIDEIRRTVEYCNQLPVHERHPYGGDLVYTAFSGSHQDAINKGLDQMKIDADAADADVDDMLWQVPYLPIDPKDVGRTYEAVIRVNSQSGKGGVAYIMKSDHGLALPRRLQIEFSRAIQQIAEGTAGEGGEVSPKEMWDAFYEEYLAPVWPLERMKQRVEASEEDSGSTTIAATVKVNGVETEISGAGNGPLAAFVHALGEVGFDVAVLDYSEHAMSAGDDAQAAAYVEASVNGRTVWGVGIAPSITTASLRAVVSAVNRAAR; translated from the coding sequence ATGCGCCGGTCTGAGGTTCCTTCTGACACCCCCGGAGCAACTACCGTGACTTCCAATCCCGACGCCTATACGTCGCAACGATCCATCGTCAAACCCGCGGGCCCGGCGCGGCCCGGCCAGCCCGCGTGGAATCCGCAGCGGGGCTCGGCGATGCCGATCAACCGGTATCGGTCCTTCGCCGACGAGGTCGAGCCCGTCCGGCTCCCCGACCGCACCTGGCCAGACCGCGTCATCGATCGCGCGCCGCTGTGGTGCGCGGTGGACCTGCGCGACGGCAACCAGGCACTGATCGACCCGATGAGCCCGACCCGCAAGCGCCGCATGTTCGACCTGCTGGTCCGCATGGGCTACAAGGAGATCGAGGTCGGCTTCCCGTCGGCCAGCCAGACCGACTTCGACTTCGTCCGCGAGATCATCACCGACGGCGCGATCCCCGACGACGTCACCATCCAGGTGCTGACCCAGTGCCGTCCCGAACTCATCGAGCGCACCTTCGTCGCGTGCGAGGGCGCGCCGCGAGCCATCGTGCACTTCTACAACTCGACGTCAATCCTGCAGCGCCGCGTGGTTTTTCGCGCCGACCGGGCCGCGGTGCTGGCCATCGCCACCGACGGCGCCCGCAAGTGCGTCGAGGAGGCCGCCAAATACCCTGGCACACAATGGCGTTTCGAGTACTCGCCGGAGTCCTACACCGGAACGGAGCTGGAGTACGCCCGTCAGGTGTGCGACGCCGTGGGTGAGATCATCGCGCCGACCCCGGCCAACCCGATCATCTTCAACCTGCCCGCCACGGTGGAGATGGCCACCCCCAACGTCTATGCCGACTCGATCGAGTGGATGAGCCGTAACCTGGCCAACCGCGAATCGGTCATCCTGAGCCTGCATCCGCACAACGACCGCGGAACAGCCGTCGCCGCAGCCGAGTTGGGCTTCGCCGCCGGCGCCGACCGGATCGAGGGCTGCCTGTTCGGCAACGGCGAGCGCACCGGCAACGTGTGCCTGGTGACGCTGGGGCTCAACCTGTTCTCCCGCGGCGTGGACCCCCAGATCGACTTCTCCAACATCGACGAGATCCGTCGCACCGTGGAGTACTGCAACCAGCTGCCGGTACACGAGCGTCACCCCTATGGCGGGGACCTGGTCTACACCGCGTTCTCCGGCAGCCACCAGGACGCCATCAACAAGGGCCTGGACCAGATGAAGATCGACGCGGACGCCGCCGACGCAGATGTCGACGACATGCTCTGGCAGGTGCCGTACCTGCCGATCGACCCCAAGGACGTCGGGCGCACCTACGAGGCGGTGATCCGGGTCAACTCGCAGTCCGGCAAGGGCGGGGTGGCGTACATCATGAAGTCCGACCACGGTCTGGCCCTGCCGCGACGGCTGCAGATCGAGTTCTCCCGCGCGATCCAACAGATCGCAGAGGGCACAGCGGGCGAGGGTGGGGAGGTCTCCCCCAAGGAGATGTGGGACGCGTTCTACGAGGAGTACCTGGCCCCGGTGTGGCCGCTGGAGCGGATGAAGCAGCGGGTCGAGGCGTCGGAGGAAGACAGCGGCAGCACCACGATCGCGGCGACCGTGAAGGTCAACGGGGTCGAGACCGAGATCAGCGGCGCGGGCAACGGCCCGCTGGCGGCGTTCGTCCATGCGCTGGGCGAGGTGGGCTTCGACGTCGCGGTCCTCGACTACTCCGAGCACGCGATGAGCGCCGGCGACGACGCGCAGGCCGCCGCGTACGTGGAGGCGTCGGTCAACGGCCGCACGGTGTGGGGTGTCGGCATCGCGCCGTCGATCACCACCGCATCGTTGCGCGCTGTCGTGTCGGCGGTCAACCGCGCGGCGCGTTAG
- a CDS encoding aspartate-semialdehyde dehydrogenase: MGANSVSIGVVGATGQVGQVMRRLLDERDFPATGGELKVRFFASSRSQGRKLDFRGQEIEVEDAATADPTGLDIALFSAGKTMSLVQAPRFAAAGVTVIDNSSAWRKDPDVPLVVSEVNFDRDAHRRPKGIIANPNCTTMAAMPVLKVLHDEAELVRLVVSSYQAVSGSGLAGVEELATQARAVIDDAEQLVHDGSAVEFPEPKTYVAPIAFNVVPLAGSLVDDGSGETDEDQKLRHESRKILGIPELAVSGTCVRVPVFTGHSLSINAEFARPLSPERARALLDGAPGVKVVDVPTPLAAAGVDESLVGRIRHDPGVPDGRGLALFVSGDNLRKGAALNTIQIAELLAAQL; the protein is encoded by the coding sequence ATGGGCGCGAATAGCGTGTCGATAGGTGTGGTGGGCGCCACCGGCCAGGTGGGCCAGGTGATGCGCAGATTGCTCGACGAGCGGGACTTCCCCGCGACTGGTGGTGAGTTAAAGGTGCGGTTCTTCGCGTCGTCGCGCTCGCAGGGGCGCAAGCTGGACTTCCGCGGCCAGGAGATCGAGGTCGAGGACGCCGCGACCGCGGACCCGACCGGGCTCGACATCGCGCTGTTCTCAGCGGGAAAGACGATGTCACTGGTGCAGGCGCCGAGGTTCGCCGCGGCCGGGGTGACGGTGATCGACAACTCGTCGGCGTGGCGCAAGGACCCCGACGTGCCGCTGGTGGTGTCCGAGGTGAACTTCGACCGGGACGCCCACCGCCGGCCGAAGGGCATCATCGCCAATCCGAACTGCACCACGATGGCGGCGATGCCGGTGCTCAAGGTGCTGCACGACGAGGCCGAGCTGGTGCGCCTGGTGGTCTCGAGCTATCAGGCGGTGTCCGGCAGCGGCCTGGCCGGGGTCGAGGAGCTGGCGACGCAGGCGCGCGCGGTCATCGACGACGCCGAGCAGTTGGTGCACGACGGCTCCGCGGTGGAGTTCCCCGAGCCCAAGACCTACGTCGCGCCGATCGCCTTCAACGTGGTCCCGCTGGCCGGATCGCTGGTCGACGACGGCTCCGGCGAGACCGACGAGGACCAGAAGCTGCGGCACGAGAGCCGCAAGATCCTGGGCATCCCGGAGTTGGCCGTGAGCGGGACGTGCGTGCGGGTGCCGGTGTTCACCGGGCACTCGCTGTCGATCAACGCCGAATTCGCCCGGCCGCTGTCGCCCGAGCGGGCCCGAGCGCTGCTCGACGGCGCGCCGGGCGTCAAGGTGGTCGACGTGCCGACCCCGTTGGCGGCCGCCGGCGTCGACGAGTCTTTGGTCGGCCGCATCCGACACGACCCCGGGGTGCCCGACGGGCGCGGCCTGGCCCTGTTCGTGTCGGGGGACAACCTGCGCAAGGGCGCGGCGCTGAACACCATCCAGATCGCCGAGCTGCTGGCCGCCCAGCTGTGA
- a CDS encoding DUF4185 domain-containing protein produces MNTAHTRLFVRCSLALILFAPQWFWLVRADPPAPVPEPIVGPLAPGQVLRLGPTAGTGTPTGDYGVGATDLCEFIEFPTELLQVCGDSFAGQGVGFGGWYAPVALHVDTASVDDPAGVRYTGVTGISNPLLADPTPPGASQLPAGVVQINRRNYLMVTTTKNLEPQSSRLVTAEPARAGWQTIAGSRRPASYQGGSQTQISGYYDPIPTPDSPTGWVYIVADSFTRRDPAVLYRATPQAFTDRSRWQGWAAGPRGGWGKPPTPLWPDAVGEMSIRQIDGKAVLSYFNAVTGNMEVRVAADPTGLGDAPVTTVVQHDEWPEPAESLPPPYDNRLAQPYGGYISPGSTLDELRIFVSQWDTRARVAAPYRVIQFAVNPFKP; encoded by the coding sequence GTGAACACCGCCCACACCCGACTGTTCGTGCGGTGCTCGCTCGCGCTTATTCTTTTTGCACCGCAATGGTTTTGGCTTGTGCGGGCAGACCCCCCGGCTCCGGTACCCGAGCCCATCGTGGGTCCGCTGGCGCCCGGTCAGGTGTTGCGGCTCGGGCCCACGGCCGGCACCGGCACCCCCACCGGGGACTACGGCGTCGGCGCGACCGACCTCTGTGAGTTCATCGAATTCCCCACCGAGCTGTTGCAGGTCTGCGGTGACAGCTTCGCCGGCCAGGGCGTCGGTTTCGGCGGCTGGTACGCGCCGGTGGCCCTGCACGTGGACACCGCGTCCGTCGACGACCCGGCCGGGGTGCGCTACACGGGCGTCACCGGGATCAGCAACCCGCTGCTGGCCGATCCCACCCCGCCGGGCGCCTCGCAGCTGCCCGCCGGGGTGGTGCAGATCAACCGGCGCAACTACCTGATGGTGACGACGACGAAGAACCTGGAGCCGCAGAGCTCACGGCTGGTGACGGCCGAGCCCGCGCGGGCGGGGTGGCAGACCATCGCCGGGTCGCGGCGACCCGCCTCCTATCAGGGCGGGTCGCAAACGCAGATCAGCGGCTACTACGACCCGATCCCCACGCCGGACTCGCCCACCGGATGGGTGTACATCGTGGCCGACAGCTTCACCCGCAGGGACCCCGCCGTGCTGTATCGGGCCACCCCGCAGGCGTTTACCGACCGGTCCCGGTGGCAGGGCTGGGCGGCCGGCCCGCGCGGCGGCTGGGGCAAGCCCCCCACCCCGCTGTGGCCGGACGCGGTCGGGGAGATGAGCATCCGGCAAATCGACGGCAAGGCCGTGCTGTCGTATTTCAACGCCGTCACCGGCAACATGGAGGTTCGCGTCGCCGCCGACCCGACCGGGCTGGGCGACGCGCCGGTGACCACGGTGGTGCAGCACGACGAGTGGCCGGAGCCCGCGGAGAGCCTGCCGCCGCCGTACGACAACCGGCTCGCACAACCGTACGGCGGATACATCTCGCCCGGATCCACCCTCGACGAGCTGCGAATCTTCGTGAGCCAGTGGGACACCCGGGCCCGGGTCGCAGCGCCCTACCGGGTGATC
- a CDS encoding Mur ligase family protein: MITTRARLALATGASARWASRVTGRGAGAMIGGLVAMTLDRSVLRQLAAGRRTVIVTGTNGKSTTTRMTAAALGTLGAVATNAEGANMDAGLVAALAANREAPLAALEVDEMHVPHVSDAVEPAVVVLLNLSRDQLDRVGEINVIERTLRAGLARHPTAVVVANCDDVLMTSAAYDSPNVVWVAAGGSWANDSVSCPRSGEVIVREKGHWYSTGADFKRPSPQWWFDDETLHGPDGLALPMRLALPGAVNRGNAAQAVAAAVALGADPVHAVAAASRVDEVAGRYRTVRLGDHEARILLAKNPAGWQEALSMVDKHAAGVVIAVNGQVPDGEDLSWLWDVRFEHFDKTAVVAAGERGTDLAVRLGYAGVDHTLVHDTVAAIASCPPGRVEVVANYTAFLQLQRALVRRG; encoded by the coding sequence GTGATCACCACCCGCGCACGCCTGGCCCTCGCCACGGGAGCGAGCGCGCGCTGGGCGTCGCGGGTGACCGGGCGCGGGGCCGGGGCGATGATCGGCGGCCTGGTCGCGATGACCCTGGACCGCTCGGTGCTCCGCCAGCTCGCGGCCGGCCGGCGCACCGTCATCGTCACCGGCACCAACGGCAAGTCGACCACCACCCGGATGACCGCCGCCGCGCTGGGCACGCTGGGTGCGGTGGCCACCAACGCCGAGGGCGCCAACATGGACGCCGGGCTGGTGGCCGCGCTGGCGGCGAACCGCGAGGCGCCGCTGGCGGCCCTGGAGGTCGACGAGATGCACGTGCCACACGTCTCGGATGCGGTCGAGCCCGCCGTCGTCGTGCTGCTCAACCTGTCGCGGGACCAGCTGGACCGCGTCGGCGAGATCAACGTCATCGAACGCACGCTGCGAGCCGGGCTGGCGCGCCACCCGACGGCGGTCGTGGTCGCCAACTGCGACGACGTGCTCATGACGTCGGCGGCCTACGACAGCCCGAACGTGGTGTGGGTGGCCGCGGGCGGGTCCTGGGCGAACGACTCGGTCAGCTGCCCGCGCAGCGGCGAGGTCATCGTCCGCGAGAAGGGCCACTGGTATTCCACCGGCGCCGACTTCAAGCGGCCCAGCCCGCAGTGGTGGTTCGACGACGAGACGCTGCACGGGCCCGACGGGCTGGCCCTGCCGATGCGGTTGGCGCTGCCGGGGGCGGTCAACCGCGGCAACGCCGCCCAGGCCGTCGCGGCCGCCGTCGCCCTGGGTGCGGACCCGGTCCATGCCGTCGCGGCCGCCAGCCGGGTCGACGAGGTCGCCGGGCGCTATCGCACCGTCCGCCTCGGCGACCACGAGGCGCGGATCCTGCTGGCCAAGAACCCGGCCGGCTGGCAGGAGGCGCTGTCGATGGTCGACAAGCACGCGGCCGGGGTGGTCATCGCGGTCAACGGGCAGGTGCCCGACGGCGAGGACCTGTCCTGGTTGTGGGACGTGCGCTTCGAGCACTTCGACAAGACCGCGGTGGTGGCGGCCGGCGAGCGGGGCACCGACCTCGCGGTGCGCCTCGGGTACGCGGGTGTCGACCACACCCTGGTGCACGACACCGTGGCCGCCATCGCGTCCTGCCCGCCGGGCCGGGTCGAGGTCGTCGCCAACTACACCGCGTTCCTCCAGCTGCAACGGGCGTTGGTGCGCCGTGGCTGA
- a CDS encoding Rv3717 family N-acetylmuramoyl-L-alanine amidase gives MDLRVSRRVGIRLVIGVLVAVSAAITPTAVPAAWGVPSNIAGMVVFIDPGHNGSNDASISRQVPTGRGGTKDCQASGTSTNSGYQEHTFTWDTALRVRQELNALGVRTALARGNDTGLGPCVDERANMANALRPNAVLSIHADGGPASGRGFHVNYSAPPLNQVQAGPSVQYARIMRDQMQASGIPPANYIGQNGLYGRSDLAGLNLAQYPSILVECGNMKNPADSALMESAEGRQKYADAMVRGVAGFLASQGQAR, from the coding sequence GTGGACCTAAGAGTCAGCAGGCGTGTCGGCATCAGGTTGGTCATCGGTGTGCTGGTCGCCGTGTCGGCGGCAATCACCCCGACCGCGGTCCCGGCCGCATGGGGGGTTCCCTCCAACATCGCCGGCATGGTGGTTTTCATCGATCCCGGCCACAACGGCTCCAACGACGCCTCGATCAGCCGTCAGGTGCCCACCGGCCGCGGCGGCACCAAGGACTGCCAGGCGAGCGGGACGTCGACCAACAGCGGCTATCAGGAACACACCTTCACCTGGGACACCGCGCTGCGGGTCCGCCAGGAGTTGAACGCCCTGGGCGTCCGGACCGCCCTGGCCCGCGGGAACGACACCGGGCTGGGGCCGTGCGTCGACGAGCGCGCCAACATGGCCAACGCGCTGCGCCCGAACGCGGTGCTGAGCATCCACGCCGACGGCGGGCCGGCGTCGGGCCGGGGCTTCCACGTCAACTACTCGGCCCCGCCGCTCAACCAGGTGCAGGCCGGCCCGTCGGTGCAGTACGCGCGGATCATGCGCGACCAGATGCAGGCCTCCGGGATTCCGCCGGCCAACTACATCGGCCAGAACGGGCTCTACGGTCGCTCGGACCTGGCTGGGCTGAACCTGGCGCAGTACCCGTCGATCCTGGTCGAGTGCGGCAACATGAAGAACCCAGCGGATTCGGCGTTGATGGAATCGGCCGAGGGCAGGCAGAAGTATGCCGACGCGATGGTCCGCGGGGTCGCGGGTTTCCTGGCCTCGCAGGGCCAGGCGCGCTAA